One stretch of Schizosaccharomyces pombe strain 972h- genome assembly, chromosome: III DNA includes these proteins:
- the aro2 gene encoding chorismate synthase — protein MSSFGTLFKVTTYGESHCKSVGCIVEGCPPGMNLTESDVQVQLTRRRPGQSNLTTPRNEKDKVQIQSGTEFGVTLGTPIGMLVLNQDQKPHDYSDMDNYPRPSHADYTYLEKYGVKASSGGGRSSARETIGRVAAGAIAEKYLLEAYGVEIVAFVSSVGKIAIPLHETASSAILDPEDDTFESPITAEYLKFLNKITREEVDKTTVRCPHAATAAKMAERITRARDNHDSIGGTVTCVIRNVPTGLGEPCFDKLEAKLAHAMMSIPATKSFEIGSGREGCKVAGSKHNDLFYRNADTGKLGTLTNNSGGVQGGISNGENVYFTIGFKSPATIGVEQSTSRYDGSDGVLAAKGRHDPCVVPRAIPIVEAMAALVVMDAVMIQQSRIASRNLLPNAQ, from the coding sequence ATGTCTTCCTTCGGCACTTTGTTTAAAGTTACTACATATGGCGAATCGCACTGCAAAAGTGTAGGATGCATCGTCGAGGGATGTCCTCCAGGAATGAATTTGACGGAAAGTGATGTTCAGGTTCAACTTACGCGTCGACGCCCTGGACAGTCTAATTTGACGACTCCTCGTAATGAAAAAGACAAAGTTCAAATTCAAAGCGGTACGGAGTTTGGCGTGACTCTGGGAACTCCGATTGGAATGCTGGTTCTAAACCAAGATCAGAAACCACACGATTATTCCGATATGGACAACTACCCTCGTCCTTCTCACGCTGATTATACCTACTTGGAGAAATACGGTGTCAAGGCATCTTCGGGTGGTGGTCGATCCAGTGCCCGTGAAACCATTGGACGAGTCGCGGCTGGTGCAATTGCTGAAAAGTATCTCTTAGAAGCTTATGGTGTCGAAATCGTTGCCTTTGTTTCCAGTGTAGGCAAAATAGCCATTCCATTGCACGAAACCGCTTCTTCCGCCATATTGGACCCAGAGGATGATACATTTGAATCTCCTATAACCGCTGAATATCTGAAATTCCTCAATAAAATTACGAGAGAGGAAGTCGATAAAACCACTGTTCGTTGTCCTCATGCTGCGACGGCCGCCAAGATGGCTGAACGTATTACTCGAGCTCGTGATAACCACGATTCCATCGGTGGTACTGTAACCTGTGTGATCCGTAATGTTCCCACCGGTCTTGGTGAACCATGTTTTGACAAACTTGAGGCCAAGCTTGCTCATGCCATGATGAGTATTCCTGCCACCAAGTCTTTTGAAATTGGCTCAGGCCGTGAAGGCTGCAAAGTTGCTGGATCCAAGCATAACGATCTTTTTTACCGAAATGCTGATACTGGCAAGCTTGGTACCTTGACCAATAACAGTGGAGGTGTCCAAGGTGGTATTTCCAATGGCGAAAACGTTTACTTCACCATTGGCTTTAAGTCTCCTGCTACCATCGGCGTAGAACAGTCAACTAGCCGTTACGATGGTAGTGACGGTGTTCTTGCTGCCAAGGGTCGTCATGATCCCTGTGTTGTTCCCCGTGCCATTCCCATCGTTGAAGCCATGGCTGCTCTTGTCGTTATGGATGCTGTCATGATTCAACAAAGTCGTATTGCCTCTCGAAACCTACTCCCCAATGctcaataa
- the ssp1 gene encoding calcium/calmodulin-dependent (CaMKK) protein kinase Ssp1 codes for MGSVNNEEKTLIEPQRLLRKNTWHPEVDDSEVPPSVFPEYPVHKAIQKTSDSFRKRNYSAGDYVIAPLGGEREGSSLTHSWTFQPGKHNQRLYSDNFQEAQRQWKRLQEWGEVKETKKIRKRFDRFSGRKYINHYEIIKELGRGMHGKVKLGRDTVTRELLAIKIIPKTERRPKLGRANASSQKEKVRREIAILKKCVHPNVVRLREVIDDPSSTKVYLVLEYMSGGEVPWTDCDSPVLSISEARQYFRDVVLGLEYLHYQGIIHRDIKPANLLLNSSNCVKISDFGVSYIANAGLNEDNDVELAKTVGTPAFFAPELCWTDLDRPRPKISEAIDVWALGVTLFCLLFGRCPFNASMEYELFDKIVNERLNIPSTPDIGEEGRDLLKRLLCKDPEQRITLVEVKLHPWTLDGLKDPEKWLQNTDPSTVSRVEVSTDEVASAISLVGRLRRKLGKLFRFRRPKARVFDSSSSVPSDSSICRPESSGNSSIGLSASELSDSFNRLAVNESQKDRERKQVHPVEMGRNSSEKKPRCDFGWDYEAFPNDNQDADDACSYNTGDSIPQVSKSINGHFETYSRTSMDTDDVASFESPNAKHEESGMPVVTFRNYENYDANPSNFHPVVPGFVSSPNLHLAGGSDTPIYCIEHSFTPTN; via the coding sequence ATGGGATCAGTGaataatgaagaaaaaactttaattGAGCCACAACGTCTTTTACGGAAAAATACTTGGCATCCAGAGGTAGACGATAGCGAAGTTCCTCCTTCTGTCTTTCCTGAATATCCCGTCCACAAGGCCATCCAGAAAACGTCCGATTCATTTCGTAAACGGAACTACAGCGCGGGAGATTATGTAATAGCCCCGTTGGGCGGAGAACGTGAAGGAAGTTCGTTAACTCACTCATGGACTTTTCAACCTGGTAAGCATAACCAGCGTCTTTATTCTGATAATTTTCAAGAGGCTCAGCGCCAGTGGAAGCGCCTGCAAGAATGGGGCGAGGTGaaggaaacaaaaaagataagAAAGCGGTTTGATCGGTTTTCGGGTCGTAAATACATTAACCACTATGAGATTATAAAAGAACTAGGACGTGGTATGCACGGTAAAGTCAAGCTTGGCCGTGATACCGTTACCCGCGAACTGTTGGCGATCAAGATCATCCCGAAGACGGAACGTCGTCCGAAACTGGGCCGAGCCAATGCTTCCAgtcaaaaggaaaaagttCGTCGCGAAATTGCCATCTTAAAGAAATGTGTCCATCCTAATGTCGTCCGCTTGCGCGAGGTCATTGACGATCCATCCTCAACGAAGGTGTATCTTGTTTTAGAGTACATGAGTGGTGGGGAAGTGCCATGGACAGATTGTGACTCCCCCGTACTCTCGATTAGCGAGGCAAGACAATACTTTCGCGATGTTGTCTTGGGTCTAGAGTATTTACATTACCAAGGCATTATTCATCGAGATATTAAACCCGCCAACCTTCTCCTTAACTCTTCTAATTGTGTCAAAATATCTGATTTTGGTGTTTCGTACATTGCCAACGCTGGCCTGAATGAAGACAACGACGTTGAGCTTGCAAAAACTGTCGGCACTCCTGCTTTTTTCGCCCCTGAATTGTGCTGGACCGATTTGGATCGCCCAAGGCCTAAGATTTCTGAAGCAATAGACGTATGGGCTTTAGGCGTTACTTTGTTTTGCCTTTTGTTTGGTCGTTGTCCATTTAATGCTAGCATGGAGTATGAGCTTTTTGACAAAATCGTCAATGAGCGTCTGAACATCCCTTCTACACCCGACATTGGTGAAGAGGGTCGAGATTTGCTTAAAAGATTATTATGCAAAGATCCTGAACAACGTATAACACTTGTAGAAGTAAAACTTCACCCATGGACATTGGATGGCTTGAAGGATCCTGAAAAATGGTTGCAAAACACTGATCCCAGTACCGTCAGTCGTGTTGAGGTTTCTACAGACGAAGTTGCTTCTGCAATCAGCCTTGTGGGTCGTCTTCGCAGAAAACTTGGTAAGCTGTTTCGTTTCCGCCGTCCAAAAGCGCGAGTGTTTGATTCTTCCTCCTCTGTTCCTTCCGACTCTTCCATTTGTCGGCCTGAGAGCTCTGGTAATTCTTCAATTGGTTTATCCGCGTCCGAGTTGTCCGATTCTTTTAATCGGCTTGCGGTGAATGAGTCTCAGAAGGATCGTGAAAGAAAGCAAGTACATCCTGTCGAAATGGGTCGTAATAGTTCTGAGAAAAAGCCTAGATGTGACTTTGGCTGGGACTATGAGGCATTTCCCAATGACAATCAAGATGCTGATGATGCTTGCAGCTATAATACCGGCGACTCTATTCCACAAGTCTCCAAATCCATTAACGGTCATTTCGAAACGTATAGTCGCACGTCGATGGATACGGATGATGTAGCCTCTTTCGAATCTCCAAATGCGAAGCATGAGGAAAGTGGAATGCCTGTCGTTACTTTTCGTAATTATGAGAATTATGATGCTAATCCGTCCAATTTTCATCCAGTGGTTCCTGGTTTTGTATCATCACCTAACCTTCATTTAGCCGGGGGCTCTGACACACCTATCTACTGCATTGAGCATTCCTTCACACCAACTAATTGA
- the set7 gene encoding histone lysine methyltransferase Set7, giving the protein MRIPVIRSPLEIRDTERKGRGVFALEPIPAQTCIEISPVLMFSKEEYEQHGQYTVLNEYTYVWSEGKQGLALGLGSMFNHDRHPNVYWKKDNRNNYISYYTLREIKTNEELCISYGDHLWFEDEASSASRISPNEENEDFPLQNISL; this is encoded by the exons ATGCGGATTCCTGTTATTCGTAGTCCGCTTGAG ATTCGTGATACAGAACGAAAAGGCCGAGGAGTATTTGCTCTTGAGCCTATTCCAGCACAAACATGCATTGAGATTAGTCCTGTATTGATGTTCAGCAAAGAAGAATATGAACAACATGGACAGTATACAGTTCTTAACGAATACACATATGTTTGGAGCGAAGGCAAACAAGGATTAGCTCTAGGACTTGGAAGTATGTTCAATCACGACCGTCATCCAAACGTGTATTGGAAAAAAGACAATCGCAATAACTACATCTCATATTACACATTACGAGagataaaaacaaatgagGAACTCTGTATTTCATACGGAGATCATCTGTGGTTCGAAGACGAAGCATCATCTGCTTCACGAATAAGTCCAAACgaggaaaatgaagattttcCCTTACAAAATATtagtttataa
- a CDS encoding diacylglycerol-binding protein, whose amino-acid sequence MESIADHFFLAGLSNGFVSVSNSQFRADRLDEDAISVSSSIIQNNTRKSPLKRVSITSESSFYKENTFAHHNTTGSNSVGPKKPFLDYHHSTSNTPTKKKKDSFDHASVTSLHRRSLSSNTSTPRKYHSRKPYSEPSVIDKEHLQNRVSIGTTHTQNDLYQSYVAYPDALPLFAATHPFERRYPPSLLHQFPSSKDIKNETPTIDRCDFPNYVPMFAFPNDITIKESDVRPVSTYHSFALTSDNNSHLYGICVVVWVAMPQSMQNDLEKECEVWRANNTTVEDREVAEKLLSSLETERSKLSSLLLKMQEKELEGSDSIDPILLEKIDVCEENIILYTELLRPMRYKLPRFVHGLTNNRTLWIPNAYGLLSKHSHLQSFCRDWLRIVCSSIQAEDLDFIPSSDLNSLKSLNLQSFVKNICCDVPLPPKGLLQLQVNVGPLNLYAFRSPVNEIPGWNDVDLYPLFRALSIPNILVLFEAALMEAKVIFLSENLGMLGYASQALLHLLYPLTWQGLYIPVLPRRLISCFEAPCSYIIGTLSYFFHMDDVPLDNIPLVVCDLDKNSVSTFGKIVRLSRSLRSKLQAHLKLAAPLHDKFYVPHSPPKYTMETYPNNVLSLSTVTCFPLREKFSIPALLSFRSSNFSKRPYVLSPILNGFLKLQDNPSSIYFAKQTDSRQSSASKLLYARLQAPEHARNFSSPPFTRPASPSSSKFRFSSSSFQSTIRRNSLTSPYSVPELRSSESNQNKAGSINTGSAVNLVSSKPGEQKVHIMYKEGHKLRRIYKMFPADSAGSICAVSGYALGDVHVQCDNCGLRVNLDFIKHISMPCVPACFNSQQILVTFLKFFIKILGSYRNYLRKPHMSRENFGISKGSGGLIGSFDFNKFTRQASKVHGSWISSLCSSQAFAEFIGDRCELDLNDPRVALFDQLLLCERNHGKPRLFGKATPFLRDKSLEIQRIEVAPIPASLKNDNALH is encoded by the coding sequence ATGGAAAGTATCGCAGATCATTTCTTTCTCGCAGGTCTCTCTAACGGATTTGTGAGTGTATCCAATTCTCAATTTCGAGCAGATAGACTTGATGAAGACGCCATATCTGTTTCTAGTTCTATCATCCAAAACAATACAAGGAAGTCGCCATTAAAAAGAGTGTCAATCACTTCTGAGtcttctttttataaagaaaataccTTTGCGCATCACAACACCACTGGATCCAATTCTGTGGGTCCAAAGAAGCCGTTTTTAGATTATCATCACTCAACATCTAACACACCGaccaagaaaaaaaaggattcaTTTGACCATGCCTCCGTTACGTCCTTACATCGTCGTAGCTTATCCTCTAATACTTCAACACCTCGAAAGTATCATTCCAGAAAGCCATACTCCGAGCCTTCTGTCATCGATAAAGAGCATTTACAAAACCGCGTTAGTATCGGTACTACGCATACCCAAAATGATTTGTATCAGTCTTATGTTGCATATCCTGATGCCCTGCCCTTATTCGCTGCTACCCATCCATTCGAGAGACGCTATCCTCCTTCTCTCCTCCATCAATTCCCTTCTTCCAAGgacataaaaaatgagaCACCGACTATTGACCGTTGTGATTTCCCTAATTATGTTCCGATGTTTGCTTTTCCTAACGACATAACTATAAAAGAATCGGATGTTAGACCTGTATCAACCTACCACTCTTTTGCTTTGACCAGTGACAATAACAGCCACTTGTATGGGATTTGCGTGGTAGTTTGGGTTGCAATGCCTCAATCTATGCAAAATGACTTGGAAAAGGAATGTGAAGTTTGGAGAGCTAATAATACGACTGTGGAAGACCGTGAGGTTGCCGAGAAGCTTTTATCCAGTTTAGAAACGGAGCGATCAAAACTTTcttcattattattaaaaatgcaaGAAAAGGAACTTGAAGGGAGTGATTCCATCGATCCTATACTCTTGGAAAAGATTGATGTCTGTGAAGAAAACATTATTCTTTATACTGAACTTCTTCGTCCTATGCGCTATAAATTACCTAGATTTGTTCATGGACTGACAAATAACAGGACTTTATGGATACCCAATGCTTATGGATTATTGAGTAAGCATTCACATTTGCAGTCCTTTTGTCGGGATTGGCTTCGAATAGTATGCTCCTCTATTCAAGCTGAAGATCTCGATTTTATCCCTTCGTCAGATTTAAATTCCCTTAAATCACTAAACCTTCAATCGTTtgtaaaaaacatttgCTGTGATGTTCCTTTGCCGCCGAAAGGACTTCTGCAGTTGCAAGTTAATGTCGGCCCATTAAATCTTTACGCATTTAGGAGTCCAGTCAATGAAATCCCAGGTTGGAATGATGTTGACTTATATCCGTTATTTCGTGCATTAAGTATCCCTAATATTCTTGTTCTTTTTGAGGCTGCTTTAATGGAAGCTAaagttatatttttgtCTGAAAACTTAGGAATGCTGGGATATGCATCACAAGCTTTACTACATTTGCTTTATCCTCTTACGTGGCAAGGGCTTTATATTCCTGTTTTACCCAGGCGTTTGATATCTTGTTTTGAAGCTCCTTGTTCGTACATTATTGGCACTCTATCGTACTTTTTTCATATGGACGACGTTCCTCTGGACAATATTCCGCTTGTTGTTTGTGACcttgataaaaattctGTATCTACGTTTGGGAAAATTGTTCGTCTTTCTCGCTCATTGCGATCTAAGTTACAGGCCCATCTGAAGCTTGCGGCGCCACTTCatgataaattttatgTACCACATAGCCCTCCAAAGTACACAATGGAAACTTATCCAAATAATGTCCTTTCGTTGAGTACAGTTACATGTTTTCCTTTGAGAGAAAAGTTTTCTATCCCAGCACTTTTGTCTTTTAGAAGCTccaatttttccaaaaggCCTTATGTACTCTCTCCTATCTTAAACGGTTTCCTTAAGCTTCAAGACAATCCTTCGAGTATTTATTTTGCGAAGCAAACTGACTCGCGCCAGTCATCAGcttcaaaacttttatatgCGCGTTTACAGGCGCCTGAGCATGCTCGCAACTTTTCTTCTCCCCCTTTTACGAGACCTGCTTCtccatcttcttcaaagtttcggttttcttcttcttctttccAATCGACGATAAGAAGAAATTCCCTCACATCACCTTATTCGGTCCCTGAACTTCGTTCTTCTGAATCTAATCAAAATAAAGCTGGTTCTATTAACACCGGATCTGCTGTGAACCTTGTGAGTTCTAAGCCAGGAGAACAAAAAGTTCACATTATGTACAAAGAGGGGCATAAGCTGAGACGCATCTATAAAATGTTTCCCGCGGATAGCGCTGGCTCCATTTGCGCTGTCTCAGGATATGCATTGGGTGACGTCCATGTTCAATGCGATAATTGTGGGCTACGTGTTAATCTGGATTTCATAAAACATATATCAATGCCATGTGTTCCAGCATGTTTTAATAGTCAGCAGATATTAGtgacatttttaaaattctttataaaaatcttAGGGTCATATCGGAATTATTTACGCAAACCTCATATGTCTCGTGAAAATTTTGGTATTTCTAAAGGAAGTGGTGGTCTTATAGGATCATTCGActtcaataaatttactCGGCAAGCTTCCAAAGTTCACGGGAGTTGGATTTCATCACTTTGTAGCTCACAGGCATTTGCAGAATTCATTGGCGATCGATGCGAGCTTGATCTAAATGATCCCCGAGTGGCACTGTTTGATCAGTTACTTCTTTGTGAACGCAATCATGGTAAACCAAGGCTTTTTGGAAAGGCCACCCCTTTTCTACGAGACAAGTCATTGGAAATCCAAAGAATTGAGGTTGCACCTATACCAGCTTCGTTGAAGAATGACAATGCTTTACACTAG
- a CDS encoding uncharacterized protein (conserved fungal protein), with the protein MQGKINYKDITQKEMFNEIFKEYVKEEKQIDLGTCDQDSVHDLWRRFVKRWNDGKMKSKWYSLGKRISQPSYARLVGPSRPTLENLQDRRELQEQLNELRKLSRKSAFKSQAKRETELLDEILPKEPAGSKEAMQQKKKEKRAALKHYREASDNEEDLKETDLYGDRDSFQSRLKQKKQRSEFRASKREMERLERDQELRNKIEERNKKELETIEKLRELAKARLQGFSS; encoded by the coding sequence atgCAGGGGAAAATCAATTATAAAGACATTACTCAGAAAGAAATGTTcaatgaaatatttaaagaatatgTTAAGGAAGAGAAGCAGATCGATTTGGGTACTTGTGATCAAGATTCTGTACACGACCTCTGGCGACGCTTTGTAAAAAGATGGAATGAtggaaaaatgaaaagtaaatgGTATTCGTTGGGAAAGAGAATATCTCAACCCTCTTATGCTCGTCTTGTAGGTCCAAGTCGACCAACTTTGGAAAATTTACAAGATCGACGAGAATTGCAGGAGCAATTAAACGAGTTGAGAAAGCTATCCCGAAAATCAGCTTTTAAATCGCAAGCTAAAAGGGAGACAGAATTGTTGGATGAAATTCTTCCAAAAGAACCAGCAGGAAGCAAAGAAGCTATGCAacagaaaaagaaggaaaaacgAGCTGCTTTGAAGCATTATCGCGAAGCATCTGACAATGAAGAAGACTTGAAAGAAACCGACTTATACGGAGACCGGGACTCATTTCAGTCCCGattgaagcaaaaaaaacaacgGTCAGAATTCAGGGCTTCAAAACGAGAAATGGAAAGACTTGAGCGCGACCAAGAGCTtcgaaataaaattgaggaaagaaataaaaaagagttAGAAACAATTGAAAAGCTACGAGAGTTAGCCAAGGCTAGGTTGCAAGGTTTTTCTAGTTGA